The region AATAAACGCCGGAGTTAAAGGTGCTTTTGAATCAATAAGAAAGGATGAAAACTGCAGCATAGCTGTTATGGCTACAGAAGGAACTGTTTTATCAAATGGCTATGTAAACGCAATAAATAAATATATAGAAGAAAATGAGTTTGTTGGCAATATACATATTTATCAGCAGCCGGGTGTAGGTTTGGCTGGTGCTGTAGATGGGATAAAAGACTACATTGATGTAAAAGCTACAACATTAAGAAGTCAGTACAAAGGACCTTCTTTCAAATTACAAAACGCAAAAATTGATAAGACAATTTTGAATCGTTACAACTTTGATTGGGATAGTAATAAAATTTTATTTAGTGGTACAAGAAATAATCCCACCGAAATTCAACTTAACTCAATAGAAAATTATATTACTTATAATGTGGTTTCATTACTTGAACAGATTAAAAACTCCAGATCAGCAAACCCGCTTAAAACAATAATTCTCGGATGCACACACTATCCTTTTTACAAAAATATTTTTGCTGATAAATTAAATGAGCTTTATAATCTAAAAGAAAATGGCAAGTATGTATATAGAGATCTAATGTATCCAACGATTGAATTGGTTGACCCGGCAGTTAACACAGCAAAAGAATTATATGAATACTTAAACAACAGCAATCTTTTTGGTGATAATAATTTGAGTAAAAGTGAGTTTTATATTTCAGTACCAAATACTTTGAATAATGATGTTAAATTAGACTCACTTGGAAATTTTACTTATGATTACAAATATGGGCGCACATTGGGAAATATTCAGGAATATATAAAACCTGTTCCCTTCAACAGATTAAATTTACACGCTGATGTGATAAAAATGTTGAAGGAAAAAACACCTCTTGTTTATAAACTTATTACTGACTTCAATCAGAAAAACAAGAAAACCGAATATTTAAGAAAAGACAATTTATTTTTATTCTAAAGGAAAACAATTTTGCAAATAGAATTTATTGGCGGTGCAAGAACTGTTACTGGTTCACAGCACTTACTTCATATAAATGGAAAAAAGATTTTGCTCGAATGTGGATTATTTCAAGGTAAGCGAAGCGAAACATACGAGAAAAATAAAAACTTTAAATTTAATCCATCTGATATTGATGCATTAATATTATCTCACGCTCACATTGATCACAGCGGTAACATACCAAATCTTGTCAGTAAAGGTTTTAATGGATTAATCTATGCAACTTCTGCAACGGTCGATCTTTGTCAGATAATGTTAAGAGATTCGGCACAGCTGCAGGAAAAAGATATTGAGTTCGTAAATAAAAAACGAAAAAAGAAAAATGAAGAGTCTCTTGATCCGCTTTATACCATTGAAGATGTTGAGCAGGCAATGCAGCAGTTTGTTGGCATTCAATACAATCAAGCGATTGATCTTTTCCCCGGGGTTAGATTTACATTCAGAGATGCGGGACATATTCTTGGTTCTGCGGGAGTTCAGTTAGAGATAGAAGAATCCGGAAATAAGAAAATTAATTTAGGTTTTTCCGGTGATATTGGAAGACCCGACTCACCTGTAATAAAATCACCCGATGTTTTACGCGATCTTGATGTTTTAATAATGGAATCAACTTACGGTAACAGGTTTCATTCTCCTGCAGAAGAAGTTGCAGAAAACCTTGCGTCTATAATCAGAGAAACAGTTGATAAAGGTGGTAAAATAATCATTCCTGCTTTTGCTGTTGGAAGGACACAAACAATAGTCTATATGCTTCATAAACTATCTGATCAGAATAGAATTCCTGAAATACCAATTTATGTTGATTCTCCGTTGGCTGTTGATGCAACTGAAGTATTTCGTTCTCATCCGGAATGCTTGGATAGGGAAACTTACAGAATATTTTTACAGGATGGAGATGATCCTTTTGGTTTTGGCAGACTCAAGTACATTAAAAAAGTTGATGAATCCAAAGAGCTGAACGAAAAAGCCGGCTCAATGATAATTATCTCTGCCTCAGGAATGGCGGAAGGCGGAAGAATTCTGCATCATCTTGCGCACAATATTTCAGATTCAAAGAACTTAATTTTATTTGTGGGCTATGCTGCAGGACACACTCTGGCACGTAAGATTATGGACGGAAATCAATTTGTGAACATTTTTGGAGAGGAGTACGAAGTTAAAGCTCAGTTTAAAAAACTGGATTACTTTTCAGGACACGCTGATCAACAGGAATTGTTGGATTATCTGCGTCTAAACTCAACAGATACATTAGAGAACATATTTTTAGTACACGGTGAAGAAGATATGGCATTACCATTTAGAGAAAAGTTGTTACAAAAGGGATATAAAAACGTGTTTTTTCCAGCTTCTGGTGAAAAATTTAAATTTTAAAAAAGAAACTTTTTTCACTTACATTTATCTAATTAAGTGTTATATTTGCCTCCTGCAAATTTGACATTTCGATTCTTCTAATATAGAAGAGTCATTTTGAAAACTAAATAATTAAAATCATAATTAAGGAGATGTGAAACTTGAAGATCACAAAGCAGTTTACCAACCGTGAAAGTAAATCATTAGATCAGTATTTACAGGAAATCGGAAAAGTTGATCTTCTTACATCGGATGATGAGATTGAACTCGCCATCAGAATTAAAAAAGGTGATAGATTAGCCCAGGAAAAATTAATAAAGGCAAACCTCCGATTTGTAGTGAGTGTTGCAAAACAATTTCAAAATCAGGGCTTATCTTTAGGCGATCTCATCAATGAAGGAAATATCGGATTGATTAAAGCCGCTGAAAGGTTTGATGAAACCCGTGGATTTAAATTCATCTCTTATGCTGTGTGGTGGGTTAGACAATCTATTATGCAGGCAATTGCAGATCAATCAAGAGTTGTAAGATTACCGCTTAACAGAGTCGGAAATCTTACTAAAATAAGCAAAGCTTACAGAGATCTTGAACAGGAATATGAGAGAAAGCCAACCACTGAAGAGCTTGCTCAGATTCTTGATATG is a window of Ignavibacterium sp. DNA encoding:
- a CDS encoding MBL fold metallo-hydrolase, giving the protein MQIEFIGGARTVTGSQHLLHINGKKILLECGLFQGKRSETYEKNKNFKFNPSDIDALILSHAHIDHSGNIPNLVSKGFNGLIYATSATVDLCQIMLRDSAQLQEKDIEFVNKKRKKKNEESLDPLYTIEDVEQAMQQFVGIQYNQAIDLFPGVRFTFRDAGHILGSAGVQLEIEESGNKKINLGFSGDIGRPDSPVIKSPDVLRDLDVLIMESTYGNRFHSPAEEVAENLASIIRETVDKGGKIIIPAFAVGRTQTIVYMLHKLSDQNRIPEIPIYVDSPLAVDATEVFRSHPECLDRETYRIFLQDGDDPFGFGRLKYIKKVDESKELNEKAGSMIIISASGMAEGGRILHHLAHNISDSKNLILFVGYAAGHTLARKIMDGNQFVNIFGEEYEVKAQFKKLDYFSGHADQQELLDYLRLNSTDTLENIFLVHGEEDMALPFREKLLQKGYKNVFFPASGEKFKF
- a CDS encoding sigma-70 family RNA polymerase sigma factor codes for the protein MKITKQFTNRESKSLDQYLQEIGKVDLLTSDDEIELAIRIKKGDRLAQEKLIKANLRFVVSVAKQFQNQGLSLGDLINEGNIGLIKAAERFDETRGFKFISYAVWWVRQSIMQAIADQSRVVRLPLNRVGNLTKISKAYRDLEQEYERKPTTEELAQILDMTSDEVAYALQIAGRQVSMDAPLKEGDDGKNSLVDILPNDEQPLPDNKLMTESLKKEVANVLSTLSEREAEVIKLYFGIDGDHSATLEEIGERFNLTRERVRQIKEKALRNLRQSKRSGRLKAYLG